One window of the Triticum dicoccoides isolate Atlit2015 ecotype Zavitan chromosome 3B, WEW_v2.0, whole genome shotgun sequence genome contains the following:
- the LOC119278519 gene encoding probable glycerol-3-phosphate dehydrogenase [NAD(+)] 1, cytosolic has protein sequence MVGSVHVNGSVNGANGTEERLDELRRLLGKSDGDLLKIVSIGAGAWGSVFAALLQDAYGHFREKVQIRVWRRPGRAVDRSTAEHLFDVINSREDVLRRLIRRCAYLKYVEARLGDRTLYADEILRDGFCLNMVDTPLCPLKVVTNLQEAVWDADIVVNGLPSTETREVFEELSKYWKERISVPVIISLAKGIEASLDPIPRIITPTQMISSAAGVPTENILYLGGPNIASEIYNKEYANARICGSTKWRKPLAKFLRQPHFIVWDNSDLVTHEVMGGLKNVYAIGAGMVAALTNESATSKSVYFAHCTSEMIFITHLLTEQPEKLAGPLLADTYVTLLKGRNAWYGQMLAKGELRLDMGDSIKGKGMIQGISAVGAFFELLSQPSLSVLHPEENKQVAPAELCPILKRLYRILIKRELPVRDILQALRDETMNDPRERIEMAQSHAFYRPSLLGKP, from the exons ATGGTTGGGAGCGTGCACGTCAACGGGTCGGTGAACGGCGCCAACGGCACCGAGGAGCGGCTGGACGAGCTGCGCCGGCTGCTCGGCAAGTCCGACGGCGACCTGCTCAAGATCGTCAGCATCGGCGCCGGCGCCTGGGGCAGCGTCTTCGCCGCCCTCCTGCAGGACGCCTACGGCCACTTCAGGGAGAAGGTGCAGATACGGGTGTGGCGCCGGCCGGGGCGGGCGGTCGACCGGTCCACCGCCGAGCACCTGTTCGACGTGATCAACTCGCGGGAGGACGTGCTGAGGCGCCTCATCCGCCGCTGCGCCTACCTCAAGTACGTCGAGGCGCGGCTGGGTGACCGGACCCTGTATGCCGACGAGATTTTGAGGGATGGGTTCTGCTTGAACATGGTCGACACGCCCCTCTGCCCGTTGAAGGTGGTCACCAACCTCCAGGAAGCTGTCTGGGATGCTGACATTGTGGTCAATGGCCTGCCGTCCACTGAAACGAGGGAGGTGTTCGAGGAGCTCAGCAAGTATTGGAAGGAGCGGATCAGCGTTCCGGTCATCATTTCCCTTGCAAAGGGGATAGAAGCCTCCTTGGACCCAATTCCTCGTATCATCACGCCTACACAGATGATCAGTTCCGCAG CTGGCGTTCCAACCGAGAATATACTCTATCTTGGAGGCCCAAACATTGCCTCGGAAATTTATAACAAAGAATATGCAAATGCTCGAATCTGCGGATCCACCAAGTGGAGGAAACCTCTCGCTAAGTTTTTGAGGCAACCGCATTTCATTGTTTGGGATAACAGTGACCTTGTCACTCATGAGGTTATGGGCGGACTGAAGAACGTATATGCTATTGGTGCTG GAATGGTGGCAGCTTTAACAAACGAGAGTGCAACAAGCAAATCAGTGTATTTTGCTCACTGCACGTCAGAGATGATATTCATTACCCATCTACTGACAGAACAGCCAGAGAAACTTGCTGGCCCTCTGCTGGCTGATACTTACGTAACTCTCCTGAAAGGTCGCAATGCATGGTACGGGCAAATGCTAGCGAAGGGAGAACTCAGGCTTGATATGGGTGACAGTATAAAGGGAAAGGGGATGATTCAG GGTATTTCTGCTGTTGGTGCATTTTTTGAGCTGCTCAGTCAACCCAGCTTAAGTGTGCTACACCCAGAGGAAAACAAGCAAGTTGCTCCTGCTGAACTGTGCCCGATTCTGAAGAGGCTTTATAGAATTCTGATAAAAAG GGAGCTCCCGGTGCGAGACATCCTCCAAGCCCTGAGGGACGAAACCATGAACGACCCCCGTGAGAGGATCGAGATGGCGCAGAGTCACGCGTTCTACCGCCCGTCACTGCTTGGGAAGCCGTGA